One genomic window of Quercus robur chromosome 6, dhQueRobu3.1, whole genome shotgun sequence includes the following:
- the LOC126689600 gene encoding uncharacterized protein LOC126689600, with product MPFRLKNTGATYQRLMNKMFAHQIYRNVQVYVNDMLVKSLREDNHLDNLKETFDTLRSFNMKLNPNKCAFGVTMGKFLGFMVSQRGIEVNPENVRAIMELEPLRTVKEVQSLNGKITALNRFVSRATDRCLPFFRTLRKSFEWTDECQTAFDNLKTYLSFPLLLSPSKPGKELYLYLAISQAVVSAALVREEDGSLKPVCFTSRTLRGVEEKYPQMEKLAFTLIIAARKLKPYFQAHTIIVLMDKPLRKAMSSLEVVEKMALWAVELSEFDIQYRLRMAINGQIVADFITEFTFRDGQGAEEKRQWSIYTKGSSNRRAEGAGMVIQTPEGDKICCMIRLDFPTTNNEAEYEALVAGLDLAKAAASSLIDDGMNMKVVDTECNWTTPLMSYLRTGMLPVEKDAARKLKKPLRSTIVSTQDDPNRILLAHNAEGRVSLCKVLRQMSKVQQFHQTTIRRANPHDNTLAIHSMEARYRGPIPDNEKATKVFGSWYGIPRVLVSDNGRQFDNNAFRDFCLELGIKNHYLSPTHPQTNGQVEITNRSLLKIIKTRLERAKDVWLNELLSVLWAYWTTARTPIGEIGLTSYRVENYDKDKNEEAMRLQLDLVDEVRAVAEQRLARYQNLMEKHYNSNVRHRDFQVGDLVLRKVMGATRDPSQGKLGPN from the exons atgcctttcagACTCAAAAATActggggcaacataccagaggTTAATGAACAAAATGTTTGCGCACCAAATTTACAGGAACGTACAAGTTTATGTTAATGACATGTTGGTGAAGAGTCTGCGTGAAGACAATCACCTAGACAACCTCAAGGAGACCTTTGACACACTCCGATCGTTCAACatgaagttgaatccaaacaagTGCGCGTTCGGAGTGACGATGGGGAAATTCTTGGGCTTtatggtgtcccaaagaggtATAGAGGTCAACCCGGAGAATGTACGGGCCATAATGGAATTGGAACCACTAAGGACAGTAAAAGAGGTCCAGAGTTTGAATGGAAAAATCACAGCCCTGAACAGGTTCGTCTCGAGAGCGACGGATAGATGCTTGCCTTTCTTCCGCACTCTAAGAAAATCATTTGAGTGGACGGACGAATGCCAGACTGCATTTGACAACTTAAAGACATATCTTTCCTTTCCACTGTTGCTCAGTCCGTCCAAGCCAGGAAAAGAGCTTTACCTTTATTTAGCCATTTCACAAGCCGTTGTAAGTGCAGCTTTGGTAAGAGAGGAAGACGGATCATTGAAACCAGTCTGCTTTACGAGTCGAACTCTCCGAGGGGTAGAAGAGAAGTACCCTCAAATGGAAAAGTTGGCTTTCACGTTGATAATCGCAGCGCGAAAActcaaaccgtacttccaagcACATACTATCATTGTCTTGATGGACAAGCCCCTAAGAAAAGCTATGAGTAGTCTAGAAGTAGTAGAAAAAATGGCTTTGTGGGCAGTAGAGCTCAGCGAGTTTGACATACAGTACCGTCTACGAATGGCTATAAATGGGCAGATAGTAGCTGACTTTATCACCGAATTCACCTTCAGGGATGGCCAGGGGGCAGAGGAGAAAAGACAGTGGAGTATTTATACCAAAGGATCTTCAAATAGACGAGCCGAAGGAGCTGGCATGGTAATCCAAACCCCAGAAGGAGATAAGATCTGTTGTATGATCCGACTAGATTTCCCCACAACCAACAACGAGGCAGAATATGAAGCCTTGGTGGCAGGGCTAGACCTCGCAAAAGCTGCAG CCTCCTCACTTATTGATGATGGAATGAATATGAAGGTAGTAGACACTGAATGCAATTGGACTACGCCATTGATGTCATATTTGAGAACCGGCATGTTACCAGTCGAGAAGGACGCCGCTAGAAAGCTAAAG AAACCACTCAGGAGCACAATTGTTAGTACACAAGATGACCCGAACAGGATACTATTGGCCCACAATGCTGAAGGACGCGTAAGCTTATGTAAAGTCCTGCGACAAATGtcaaaggttcagcaatttcatcAAACAACCATCCGAAGAGCTAACCCCCATGACAACACTTTGGCCATTCACTCAATGGAGGCTAGATATCGTGGGCCCATTCCCGACAACGAAAAGGCAACTAAAGTTTTTGGTAGTTG GTACGGGATACCTAGAGTGCTGGTCTCTGACAATGGTAGGCAATTTGACAACAACGCATTTAGAGACTTCTGTTTGGAGctagggatcaagaatcactacttgTCGCCCACACACCCACAAACTAATGGGCAAGTAGAAATCACGAACCGATCTTTGCTCAAGATAATCAAGACCCGACTCGAGAGGGCAAAGGATGTCTGGCTGAACGAACTACTAAGCGTTTTGTGGGCATACTGGACTACAGCAAGAACACCTATTGGAGAAAT TGGGCTCACAAGCTACCGAGTGGAGAACTATGACAAGGATAAGAATGAAGAGGCCATGCGCCttcagctcgacctagtggacgaaGTCAGAGCGGTAGCAGAGCAGAGGTTGGCGCGTTATCAAAATCTCATGGAAAAACACTACAACTCCAATGTAAGGCATAGAGACTTTCAGGTCGGCGATCTTGTACTACGGAAGGTAATGGGCGCCACTAGAGATCCTTCGCAAGGAAAGCTCGGCCCCAActag
- the LOC126689599 gene encoding uncharacterized protein LOC126689599 produces MARTEDRRDERRSRPPTGKFMSFTPLTAPIDQVLMQIKDEGTLTFPGKLKGDTSKRPRDKYCHFHHDHGHDTANCYDLKQQIEALIRQGKLQRFVNKERTDPPQEQAPRQENERPRPLIGDIRMIVGGTTTAGSSKKARKTYLRMVHSVQLIGSVPKMPQIDNPVIEFSEDDAQRLHHPHDDALVVSLQIGDYNMHRVLVENGSSADILYYPAF; encoded by the coding sequence ATGGCTAGAACCGAAGATCGACGAGATGAAAGGCGCTCTAGACCCCCCACTGGGAAGTTTATGAGCTTCACCCCATTAAccgccccgatagatcaagtcttAATGCAGATCAAAGATGAAGGAACCCTGACGTTCCCTGGTAAGCTCAAGGGAGATAccagcaaaaggccaagggacAAGTATTGCCACTTCCACCATGACCACGGGCACGACACAGCCAACTGCTACGATCTGAAACAACAGATTGAGGCTCTTATCAGACAAGGGAAGCTACAGAGGTTCGTGAACAAGGAAAGAACTGATCCACCCCAGGAGCAGGCCCCACGACAGGAGAATGAGCGCCCTAGACCACTTATAGGGGACATAAGAATGATTGTAGGGGGCACAACCACTGCCGGATCTTCCAAAAAAGCTCGCAAAACCTACCTTAGAATGGTCCATAGCGTCCAACTTATAGGATCGGTACCTAAAATGCCACAAATAGATAACCCCGTCATTGAATTTTCAGAAGATGATGCTCAGAGACTTCACCATCCTCATGACGATGCACTTGTGGTCAGCTTGCAAATAGGAGATTATAACATGCATCGGGTTCTCGTCGAAAACGGTAGCTCAGCGGACATCCTATACTATCCGGCATTCtag